The Spirosoma radiotolerans genome has a window encoding:
- a CDS encoding DUF4249 domain-containing protein has translation MHRTFFLQIFYWSGLVSLVVLLYSCIDAYDPGVPLNSNLLVVSGIVTNLDETQSISLSRSRSTADSGTVSTPVRRASVTVLINGTTPITLLESQPGMYSFPDDFRGQVGTTYQLRFQTEEGVRYESSVETMATIPPILKAYDQFNPQGPKTTADGLNVPANDVYIDFQDPANERNFYLWRWRLYEQQLWCATCQQGRYIVVDVGPVGSGPIDVLGCVRDTTLSLSIQFDYPCRELCWDIFYNTDIDVSADAYTNGQLQTGHKVASVPIYQRNPALIVVQQLSLSPSAYRYYKLFTDQVQNTGTLADSPPAPISGNIKNLANSSENVIGYFSAAAVTEIRHKIKRQDVTTGTFQGLFYAINGRTPRLESSLPGSSTYGGSVASALCVSSRTRTDQFPPGWND, from the coding sequence ATGCACAGGACTTTTTTCTTACAAATCTTTTACTGGAGTGGGCTCGTCTCGCTGGTGGTTTTGCTCTACAGTTGCATTGACGCCTACGACCCCGGCGTTCCGTTGAATAGTAACTTGCTGGTGGTGAGTGGCATTGTCACGAACCTGGACGAGACCCAGAGCATCAGCCTGAGTCGTTCCCGCTCTACTGCCGATAGCGGTACGGTAAGTACGCCCGTCAGGCGCGCATCGGTAACGGTCCTGATCAACGGAACAACACCCATCACCCTGCTCGAAAGCCAACCCGGCATGTATAGTTTTCCTGATGATTTTCGGGGACAGGTTGGCACGACTTACCAGCTCCGTTTTCAGACCGAAGAAGGTGTTCGATACGAATCGTCCGTTGAAACGATGGCGACTATTCCACCGATTCTGAAAGCATATGATCAGTTCAACCCACAGGGGCCAAAGACAACGGCCGATGGGTTGAATGTGCCCGCCAATGACGTGTATATTGATTTTCAGGACCCGGCCAATGAGCGCAATTTCTACCTCTGGCGATGGCGGCTGTATGAGCAGCAACTCTGGTGCGCCACCTGCCAGCAGGGCCGTTACATTGTCGTGGATGTTGGCCCTGTAGGCAGCGGACCGATTGATGTACTTGGGTGCGTACGAGATACGACCTTGAGTCTGTCCATCCAGTTTGATTACCCCTGCCGGGAGTTGTGCTGGGATATTTTCTATAACACGGACATTGACGTTTCCGCAGATGCTTACACAAACGGGCAATTGCAAACGGGACATAAAGTGGCGAGTGTCCCCATTTACCAGCGCAATCCAGCCCTGATTGTGGTTCAGCAACTGTCTTTATCGCCCAGTGCGTATCGGTATTACAAACTCTTCACCGATCAGGTGCAGAATACGGGAACCCTGGCCGATTCGCCCCCCGCGCCTATTTCGGGCAATATAAAAAATCTGGCCAACTCGTCGGAGAATGTTATTGGCTATTTTTCGGCTGCGGCCGTAACGGAAATCCGTCACAAGATCAAGCGTCAGGATGTCACGACGGGCACTTTTCAGGGGTTGTTCTATGCCATAAACGGCCGCACGCCACGCCTGGAATCCTCATTGCCCGGCAGCAGCACGTACGGGGGCAGTGTTGCTTCAGCGCTGTGCGTATCCAGCCGCACTCGAACCGATCAATTCCCCCCCGGCTGGAATGACTAA
- a CDS encoding cation diffusion facilitator family transporter: MSASQQTKYRWMGISLGLSITLLVLKFTAYFLTYSTAILSDAVESIVNVIASGFAFYSIYLAGQPRDLNHPYGHGKIEFLSSGFEGAMILSAGLVIIWQAILSIFEPKVLANLDWGFALIGLTAVANAFVGWMLIRSGKQTDSAALTADGKHLLTDTFSSVVVMIGVALVAYTGKHWIDSALSLLLAIVIIYNGFQITRQSVARLMDEADVPTLHRVVNLLNVHKDRNWIDVHNLRVQKYGADLHIDCHLTLPYYWKLNQVHEEVHHFEDTLKDGFRGEVEIFVHTDPCEKECCHYCRVANCPVRAFAFLNDVDWTPDNLPLNQKHFVPLTMPGV, from the coding sequence ATGAGTGCCAGTCAACAAACGAAATACCGATGGATGGGCATCTCGCTGGGACTGAGCATAACGCTGCTGGTACTCAAATTCACGGCTTACTTCCTGACCTACTCGACCGCCATTCTGAGTGATGCGGTCGAATCTATCGTTAACGTCATTGCCAGCGGGTTTGCGTTTTATAGCATTTACCTGGCTGGCCAACCCCGCGATTTGAATCACCCGTATGGGCACGGAAAAATTGAGTTTCTGTCCTCGGGTTTCGAAGGGGCGATGATTCTTTCGGCGGGGCTGGTTATTATCTGGCAGGCGATACTCAGCATTTTCGAACCTAAAGTACTTGCCAACCTCGACTGGGGCTTTGCGCTGATTGGGCTGACCGCCGTGGCCAACGCCTTTGTTGGCTGGATGCTCATTCGGTCAGGAAAACAAACTGACTCGGCGGCTTTGACTGCCGATGGCAAACACCTGCTTACCGATACGTTTAGCAGTGTGGTGGTGATGATTGGCGTGGCACTGGTTGCCTATACCGGAAAACACTGGATTGACAGTGCACTTTCCCTGTTACTCGCCATCGTAATTATCTACAACGGGTTTCAGATCACCCGCCAGTCGGTGGCGCGCTTGATGGACGAAGCCGACGTGCCTACACTGCACCGGGTCGTAAACCTCTTGAATGTACACAAAGACCGAAACTGGATCGATGTGCATAACCTGCGCGTTCAGAAATACGGTGCCGATCTGCACATCGACTGCCACTTGACGCTGCCGTATTACTGGAAACTGAATCAGGTCCATGAGGAAGTACATCATTTCGAAGACACGCTCAAAGACGGTTTCCGGGGCGAAGTCGAGATTTTTGTCCACACCGATCCCTGCGAAAAAGAATGTTGCCACTACTGCCGCGTCGCTAATTGTCCCGTTCGGGCGTTCGCTTTCCTCAACGACGTAGACTGGACTCCCGATAATCTGCCACTCAACCAGAAGCACTTTGTTCCCTTAACTATGCCGGGCGTATAG
- a CDS encoding PQQ-binding-like beta-propeller repeat protein, with protein sequence MRSYSPVLLAFARLSGMLLVWVILVSICLSGCKPASTLNVAPPVTPPIAATVTTPPSATISAPVVYAASFDNNLYALDTTTGQPRWVFKADTSIQSSPAVAYGMVYVGSNDYNLYAIDGDTGKKRWAFKTGGIVYSSPTIANGIVYVGSQDGKIYAIDATIGSLLWLFTNSFGFYSSPTVANGLVYIGGQDNRVYALDAATGLLRWVSSADYFILSSPIVANGLVYVGSQDGKLYALDATTGKQRWTFKTGSAVDSSPVVANGVVYVGSADQHLYALDATTGQQRWSFSTNGVVYSSPVIANGIVYIGSRDHNVYAVNASTGQQVWSFSTSFDIYSTPVVASGVVYIGSNDYSLYALDAVTGRKRWSFRTGGIVVSSPVVAQKNRITGTYPTVSGGGK encoded by the coding sequence ATGAGAAGCTATTCTCCCGTTTTACTCGCGTTTGCCCGTCTTTCCGGAATGCTGCTTGTCTGGGTTATCCTCGTAAGCATCTGCCTGTCAGGTTGCAAACCAGCGTCCACCCTAAATGTAGCTCCGCCCGTTACGCCACCCATTGCCGCGACCGTTACAACACCGCCCTCCGCCACGATCTCAGCCCCCGTTGTTTACGCAGCCAGTTTCGATAATAACCTGTACGCCCTTGATACCACAACCGGGCAGCCCCGCTGGGTTTTCAAAGCCGACACCTCCATTCAGTCAAGCCCGGCGGTTGCGTACGGGATGGTTTATGTCGGTAGCAATGACTACAACCTGTATGCCATTGACGGTGATACCGGCAAAAAGAGATGGGCATTTAAAACCGGCGGAATCGTGTATTCCAGCCCGACCATCGCGAACGGCATCGTGTACGTCGGTAGTCAGGATGGCAAGATATACGCCATCGATGCCACCATTGGTAGCCTGCTCTGGCTGTTTACGAATTCATTTGGGTTTTACTCCAGCCCGACTGTGGCGAATGGCCTTGTCTACATTGGTGGGCAGGATAACCGCGTTTACGCGCTGGATGCGGCTACGGGCCTCCTGCGCTGGGTATCCAGTGCCGACTATTTCATTCTCTCCAGCCCGATCGTGGCGAATGGACTGGTTTATGTAGGCAGCCAGGATGGTAAACTGTACGCCCTCGATGCGACCACGGGCAAGCAACGCTGGACATTTAAAACCGGGTCGGCCGTAGACTCCAGTCCGGTTGTTGCCAATGGGGTGGTGTATGTTGGTAGTGCAGATCAGCACCTCTATGCACTCGATGCGACTACTGGTCAGCAACGCTGGTCTTTTTCAACAAACGGCGTCGTCTATTCCAGTCCGGTCATTGCCAATGGAATCGTTTACATAGGCAGCCGCGACCACAATGTATACGCCGTAAATGCCAGCACAGGCCAACAGGTGTGGTCGTTCAGCACGAGCTTCGATATCTATTCCACCCCCGTTGTGGCCAGTGGCGTCGTTTATATTGGGAGCAACGACTACAGCCTGTACGCCCTTGATGCTGTTACGGGTCGTAAACGCTGGAGTTTCAGAACGGGCGGTATCGTCGTGTCCAGCCCGGTCGTGGCCCAGAAGAATAGAATAACCGGAACATACCCAACCGTTAGCGGGGGCGGCAAGTAA